In Gopherus flavomarginatus isolate rGopFla2 unplaced genomic scaffold, rGopFla2.mat.asm mat_scaffold_2163_arrow_ctg1, whole genome shotgun sequence, the following proteins share a genomic window:
- the LOC127042078 gene encoding olfactory receptor 14A16-like, which yields MSNLTIVTDFLLLGFSDMREEQILHFLVFLVIYLAALVGNLLIITVIALDQHLHIPMYFFLGNLSFLDLCYISVTVPKSMADSLTNNRLISFSGCVIQVFLVVTFTAAELAFLTVMAYDRYIAICRPLHYKVTMNRGACAQLAVGSWISSMICSVLHTTNTFRLHFCGSNVISQFFCDIPQLLKISCSDTYANVIVLIVLVSLVDVVCFVLIIVSYIHIFSTVMRIPSEQGRYKAFSTCIPHLAVFCLFISTASFTYMRPRSMSSTSLDLTAAVLYCVVPPLMNPIIYSLRNKEIKGSLWKMIGRIFFLKRNELLTLKS from the coding sequence ATGTCCAACCTGACCATCGTGACTgatttccttctcctgggattctctgacatGCGGGAAGAGCAGATTTTACACTTCCTGGTGTTTCTAGTGATTTACTTGGCAGCCCTGGTggggaatcttctcatcatcacTGTCATAGCCCTTGACCAGCACCTTCACATccccatgtactttttcctggGCAACTTATCTTTCCTAGACCTCTGCTACATTTCAGTCACAGTCCCCAAGTCCATGGCTGACTCCCTAACCAACAACAGACTCATCTCTTTCTCTGGATGTGTCATCCAAGTCTTTCTGGTTGTAACTTTTACAGCAGCAGAACTGGCCTTTCTTACCGTGATGGCGTATGATCGCTACATTGCAATCTGCCGACCTCTACATTACAAGGTGACTATGAACAGAGGTGCATGTGCCCAGTTGGCAGTTGGTTCATGGATCAGCAGCATGATCTGCTCTGTATTACACACAACTAATACCTTTAGGTTACATTTCTGTGGGTCCAATGTTATCTCTCAGTTTTTCTGCGATATCCCACAGTTGCTAAAGATCTCTTGCTCTGATACATATGCTAATGTAATTGTCTTGATTGTCCTTGTGTCCCTTGTAGATGTGGTCTGTTTTGTATTGATAATTGTGTCCTACATTCACATCTTCTCCACGGTGatgagaatcccctctgagcagggcaggtacaaagccttctccacctgcatccctcacctggctgttttttgtttatttatcagTACAGCATCATTTACGTACATGAGGCCCAGGTCGATGTCTTCAACATCTCTAGACTTGACGGCTGCTGTGTTGTATTGTGTGGTGCCACCACTAATGAATCCAATCATTTACAGTCTAAGAAACAAAGAGATAAAAGGGTCTCTATGGAAAATGATAGGCAGGATATTTTTTCTCAAGAGAAATGAACTCCTCACACTGAAGTCTTAG